A window from Schistosoma haematobium chromosome 1, whole genome shotgun sequence encodes these proteins:
- the SPA2_1 gene encoding component of the polarisome, variant 2 (EggNog:ENOG410IGHU~COG:S~SECRETED:SignalP(1-24)) → MFEDYEYSDERHNLEREIEDLRQKVNDYKKQLDESDKNLNKAFNNLLLAHPDYQAVDKKHRDAFGKYFKDLSDHLKILTTKEVQRIDVLELLSLKERIQIYESIMREERNQKHERNFNQTKYCSQTVLTKTLLTFSFTEKPKKVSLFILIKCLFVKITLCIVLTDFATVQIISKDGR, encoded by the exons ATGTTTGAAGACTACGAAT ATTCAGATGAACGACATAATTTGGAACGTGAAATAGAAGATCTCAGGCAGAAAGTCAATGACTATAAAA AGCAATTAGATGAGTCTGACAAGAAtctgaataaagcttttaataacCTACTTCTTG caCATCCGGATTATCAAGCTGTAGACAAAAAACACCGTGATGCTTTCGGAAAATACTTTAAAGATTTAA GTGATCATCTTAAGATATTGACAACTAAAGAAGTTCAAAGAATAGATGTCCTTGAAT TACTTTCATTAAAAGAAAGAATACAAATCTATGAAAGTATAATGCGAGAAGAAA GAAACCAGAAGCATGAACGAAACTTCAACCAAACAAAATATTGTTCTCAAACTGTTTTAACAAAGACTCTGTTAACTTTTTCATTCACTGAAAAACCAAAAAAAGTATCATTGTTCATTTTAATCAAGTGTCTTTTCGTTAAAATAACGTTGTGTATTGTGTTGACAGATTTTGCAACAGTTCAAATCATTAGCAAAGATGGACGATGA
- the SPA2_1 gene encoding component of the polarisome (EggNog:ENOG410IGHU~COG:S~SECRETED:SignalP(1-24)), translating to MKACFVQAIVSVIYYLGVQYLVTADSESGELKDVYFKLKDYTESIKTLEREKLQIEELILYSIQNGEKQFRDEIMRLEELYGAKWILDLFENISPNDRNLLQTYSEYYGRVSSIKKNSDVYEYHFSSIESAIEKKWNARLNFDLATNTYLNMKPSSKNNGKSLYDRQSTLRQTEQQYKESKLSIKSTYKEVIETGLTFRKVYEAVEQDLWKSNPQLNEEQKNNNEIREMFEDYEYDLKNLETKAKNTLDSDERHNLEREIEDLRQKVNDYKKQLDESDKNLNKAFNNLLLAHPDYQAVDKKHRDAFGKYFKDLSDHLKILTTKEVQRIDVLELLSLKERIQIYESIMREEINSI from the exons ATGAAAGCCTGTTTTGTGCAAGCAATAGTTAGTGTTATATATTATCTTG GTGTACAATATCTGGTGACAGCAGATAGTGAAAGTGGAGAACTCAAAG ATGTATACTTCAAACTAAAAGACTACACTGAAAGTATCAAAACTCTTGAAAGGGAAAAAC TTCAAATAGAGGAACTAATTTTATACTCGATTCAAAATGGTGAAAAACAATTCCGAGACG AAATAATGAGGCTAGAAGAATTGTATGGAGCTAAATGGATTTTAGATCTGTTCGAAA ATATCAGTCCCAATGATCGTAATTTACTGCAGACGTACTCAG AATATTATGGACGAGTATCTAGTATAAAGAAGAATTCAGATGTCTATGAATATc ACTTTAGTTCAATAGAATCTGCAATAGAGAAGAAGTGGAATGCGAGATTAAACTTTGATCTGGCAACCA ACACATATTTGAACATGAAACCTTCATCCAAAAATAACG GGAAATCACTTTATGATAGACAATCAACTCTGCGACAAACTGAACAACAATATAAAGAATCTAAAT TGAGTATTAAAAGCACATATAAGGAAGTGATTGAAACAGGACTTACCTTTAGAAAAGTCTACG AGGCGGTTGAACAGGATTTATGGAAATCGAACCCACAAC ttaatgAAGAGCagaaaaacaataatgaaatcCGAGAAATGTTTGAAGACTACGAAT ATGATTTAAAGAACCTTGAAACTAAAGCCAAAAACACATTAG ATTCAGATGAACGACATAATTTGGAACGTGAAATAGAAGATCTCAGGCAGAAAGTCAATGACTATAAAA AGCAATTAGATGAGTCTGACAAGAAtctgaataaagcttttaataacCTACTTCTTG caCATCCGGATTATCAAGCTGTAGACAAAAAACACCGTGATGCTTTCGGAAAATACTTTAAAGATTTAA GTGATCATCTTAAGATATTGACAACTAAAGAAGTTCAAAGAATAGATGTCCTTGAAT TACTTTCATTAAAAGAAAGAATACAAATCTATGAAAGTATAATGCGAGAAGAAA tAAACTCAATTTAA